In a single window of the Papaver somniferum cultivar HN1 chromosome 8, ASM357369v1, whole genome shotgun sequence genome:
- the LOC113304221 gene encoding bZIP transcription factor 11-like gives MASSNGTSSGSGSGCGSGSTGCEDQTSKLHHVMVDERKQKRMLSNRESARRSRMRKQKHLDGLTAQVVELKKENHQILSSLNITTQNYLNVESENSILRAQMSELSHRLDSLNEIIHYLNANNNMNMEISSDYQHQDFVHCENHPWSSSSVYLNQPIMASADVMFDNY, from the coding sequence ATGGCTTCCTCAAATGGTACTTCCTCAGGGTCTGGTTCTGGATGTGGCTCTGGTTCAACAGGTTGTGAAGATCAAACATCAAAATTACATCATGTCATGGTTGATGAAAGGAAACAGAAACGAATGTTGTCGAACCGAGAATCAGCAAGGAGATCGAGAATGCGAAAACAGAAACATCTGGATGGATTGACTGCTCAAGTTGTTGAATTAAAGAAAGAGAATCATCAAATCCTATCAAGTTTGAATATAACCACACAGAATTATCTAAATGTTGAATCTGAGAATTCGATATTGAGAGCTCAGATGAGTGAATTAAGTCACAGGTTGGATTCTCTTAATGAAATTATTCATTACTTAAATGCAAACAACAATATGAACATGGAGATTTCGTCTGATTATCAACATCAAGACTTTGTTCACTGTGAGAATCATCCATGGAGCTCATCATCAGTTTATCTCAACCAACCCATTATGGCTTCTGCAGATGTTATGTTTGATAACTACTGA